From one Calderihabitans maritimus genomic stretch:
- a CDS encoding bifunctional nuclease family protein: MLVPLRVYRVVFDQSMSPVVLLVDKEEKKVLPIWVGPFEAQAIALALEGIKIPRPMTHDLLNNVCQKLGARIKKVVIHDLKEGTYYAEICIVHDEQEIYVDSRPSDAIALALRAGADIFMTDRMAAFTLSLEELMSQAQSDSGEVKGSKGKEVKVVKLEDYKKKLH, translated from the coding sequence ATGCTGGTCCCGTTAAGAGTTTACCGGGTAGTTTTTGACCAGTCTATGAGCCCGGTAGTGCTATTGGTGGATAAGGAAGAAAAGAAAGTGCTGCCTATTTGGGTGGGTCCTTTTGAGGCTCAGGCCATCGCGCTGGCCTTAGAAGGTATAAAGATACCGCGGCCTATGACCCACGACTTGTTAAACAACGTGTGTCAAAAATTAGGAGCCAGAATAAAAAAAGTTGTGATCCATGACCTTAAGGAAGGCACCTATTATGCGGAGATCTGTATTGTCCATGACGAGCAGGAGATCTACGTAGATTCCCGCCCCAGTGATGCGATTGCCTTAGCTTTACGGGCCGGTGCCGATATTTTTATGACCGATAGGATGGCTGCTTTTACTCTTTCCCTGGAAGAACTGATGAGCCAGGCGCAAAGCGATAGTGGTGAAGTGAAAGGCAGCAAGGGGAAAGAGGTTAAGGTGGTTAAATTGGAGGATTACAAGAAAAAACTGCATTAA
- the hypD gene encoding hydrogenase formation protein HypD: MNPNKGYRDPARVKAVLDKIYEIADRPVTLMEVCGTHTMAIFRHGIRKLLPANVKLISGPGCPVCVTSHKAVDEAVAIALEPNVIFTTFGDMMRVPGSRISLAQAKASGADVRIVYSPLEAVTLAQSNPDKEVVFFAIGFETTSPTIAASVLTAEELAVNNFSILGYLKTIPNALRVLLSSEEVKIDGLICPGHVSAVIGSEPYEFVAREFGIPAVIAGFEPLDILQSIYMILWQLKANLAKVEIQYRRGVPKEGNLHAMEVLRQVFEPADEYWRGLGIIPGTGLRLKDAYQKFNAKVKFNVEVPDQPEPKGCRCGEVLRGAITPLECPLFAKVCTPEKPVGACMVSVEGTCAAYYKYGR; encoded by the coding sequence GTGAACCCGAATAAAGGATATCGAGATCCGGCGCGGGTAAAAGCGGTATTGGACAAAATCTACGAAATTGCCGACCGACCGGTGACGCTCATGGAGGTTTGTGGAACCCATACCATGGCTATTTTTCGGCATGGTATTCGAAAACTTTTGCCCGCTAACGTAAAGTTGATATCGGGTCCCGGCTGTCCGGTATGCGTGACGTCACACAAGGCAGTCGATGAAGCGGTGGCAATAGCCTTAGAGCCCAATGTTATTTTTACCACTTTTGGAGATATGATGAGAGTCCCCGGTTCCCGGATTAGTTTGGCACAAGCAAAGGCATCGGGAGCTGATGTCCGGATTGTCTATTCGCCCCTGGAAGCGGTAACTCTGGCCCAAAGTAACCCGGATAAAGAGGTGGTTTTTTTTGCCATTGGTTTTGAAACCACTTCGCCAACCATTGCTGCCTCGGTTTTGACTGCCGAGGAATTGGCCGTGAACAATTTCAGCATTCTAGGTTACCTTAAGACTATTCCCAACGCCCTAAGGGTCTTGTTGTCCAGTGAAGAAGTGAAAATCGACGGGTTGATTTGTCCGGGTCATGTCAGTGCGGTTATCGGCAGTGAACCTTACGAGTTTGTGGCACGAGAGTTTGGCATTCCTGCGGTCATTGCCGGCTTTGAACCGCTGGACATTCTGCAAAGTATATATATGATATTGTGGCAATTGAAAGCCAACCTGGCTAAGGTGGAAATTCAATACAGGCGAGGGGTACCTAAGGAAGGCAATCTTCATGCCATGGAAGTCCTCCGACAGGTGTTTGAACCCGCAGATGAGTACTGGAGAGGTTTAGGAATTATTCCCGGTACGGGTTTGCGGTTAAAGGATGCCTATCAAAAATTTAACGCTAAAGTTAAATTTAATGTTGAAGTGCCCGATCAACCGGAGCCCAAAGGATGTCGTTGCGGCGAGGTTTTGCGAGGAGCTATTACTCCGCTGGAATGTCCTTTGTTTGCCAAAGTTTGTACTCCGGAAAAACCGGTGGGTGCCTGTATGGTCTCCGTGGAAGGTACCTGTGCCGCATACTATAAGTACGGGAGGTGA
- the hypE gene encoding hydrogenase expression/formation protein HypE — MEDKILLAHGSGGKLYRRLVNEVFLPAFQNPVLAKLEDQANLTVPKGNIAFTTDSYVVNPLFFPGGDIGKLAVCGTVNDLAVGGAKPLYLSVGFIIEEGFSLSSLRDIVNSMKKAAEEAGVEIVTGDTKVVEKGLADGLYINTAGIGVTREGINLSSTNAQPGDLILLSGTIGDHGIAVMAAREGLTVMSPVLSDVAPLNGMISDLIDAAPGVRVMRDPTRGGVATTLNELAAASRVSMKIYETEIPVREEVASVCEIFGFDPLYVANEGKILAVVPKDQADDALRALRQHRYGRNAAIIGEVTAGNPGKVYLETAIGGSRVIDMMAGEQLPRIC, encoded by the coding sequence GTGGAAGATAAAATTCTGCTGGCTCACGGAAGTGGAGGTAAATTATATCGTCGTCTGGTTAACGAAGTTTTTCTTCCGGCCTTTCAAAACCCTGTCCTCGCAAAGTTGGAGGATCAGGCAAATCTTACTGTGCCCAAGGGAAATATAGCGTTTACTACTGATTCTTATGTGGTTAATCCTTTGTTTTTTCCAGGGGGAGATATAGGCAAATTAGCCGTTTGTGGCACAGTAAATGACTTAGCCGTGGGTGGAGCTAAGCCTTTATATTTAAGCGTCGGTTTCATCATTGAAGAAGGATTTTCCCTAAGCAGTTTGCGGGACATTGTAAATTCCATGAAAAAAGCGGCGGAAGAAGCCGGGGTGGAAATTGTTACCGGTGATACCAAAGTGGTAGAAAAGGGTCTTGCTGATGGGCTTTACATTAATACCGCAGGTATAGGGGTGACCCGTGAGGGTATTAATCTTTCATCCACGAATGCCCAACCGGGGGATTTGATATTACTCAGTGGGACTATAGGGGACCATGGTATAGCGGTGATGGCTGCCCGGGAAGGGTTGACGGTTATGTCTCCGGTTTTAAGTGATGTGGCTCCTTTAAATGGCATGATTAGTGATTTGATAGATGCGGCTCCAGGAGTACGGGTAATGAGAGATCCGACCAGAGGGGGGGTGGCCACTACCCTAAACGAGCTGGCTGCAGCCTCCCGGGTTTCCATGAAGATTTATGAGACGGAGATCCCGGTGAGGGAAGAAGTGGCCAGCGTCTGTGAAATTTTCGGATTTGATCCTCTATATGTGGCCAATGAGGGCAAAATACTGGCTGTTGTACCCAAGGACCAAGCGGACGATGCCTTAAGGGCTTTGCGACAGCATCGCTACGGTCGCAATGCTGCTATCATCGGCGAGGTAACGGCCGGTAACCCGGGCAAAGTATATCTTGAAACGGCTATTGGAGGCTCACGGGTGATAGATATGATGGCAGGAGAACAATTACCGAGAATCTGCTAG
- a CDS encoding HypC/HybG/HupF family hydrogenase formation chaperone — protein MCLAVPGKIIKIKDETKIAEVDFGSVVRKASLRLLPDAKVGDWVLVHAGFAIQVLHEQDAMETLKLLEELAQCEPE, from the coding sequence ATGTGTTTAGCAGTACCTGGAAAAATAATTAAGATAAAAGACGAAACCAAGATAGCGGAGGTAGATTTCGGCAGCGTAGTGCGAAAGGCAAGTCTCCGATTGCTTCCCGATGCCAAGGTTGGGGATTGGGTATTGGTACATGCTGGATTTGCCATTCAAGTACTTCATGAACAGGACGCAATGGAAACACTGAAGCTCTTAGAGGAGTTGGCGCAGTGTGAACCCGAATAA